In Miscanthus floridulus cultivar M001 chromosome 5, ASM1932011v1, whole genome shotgun sequence, one genomic interval encodes:
- the LOC136453608 gene encoding F-box/LRR-repeat protein At1g67190-like → MELLPVEVVGNILSHLGVARDVMVASAVCRKWRDACRRHLRSLSFNSDDFPRDMTTRQLEIVITQTIFQTMGLQCLSIHIDNTHEFSAAPVIAWLMYTRETLRSLSYNVRTIPNVNILEKCGRQKLEMLDLDHSTITGVEPSYQRLTCLKSLSLRHVSISALDLSLLVAACPRIESLALDVLEVVTSDSQSTMELTSHTLKSLFAKSVGVDKIILDADNLEVLHLNALNLDLFELNGKGTLKHLKIDDVSVTHLDIGDNTDHLEAVDVSNFTIVWPKFYSMISRASNLRMLRFWGVVFDDEDEIVDSETIAVSFPLLRHLSLSYELRDGLLHYSLQGSSPLENVSVLELGWTVISEHFGPWVFGMIGRCPNLKKLVIHGVLSEAKTREERQMLASFTSFIVCLMRKYVHVDVQFEYE, encoded by the coding sequence ATGGAGCTTCTCCCTGTTGAAGTCGTTGGCAACATTCTTTCCCATCTTGGTGTTGCACGTGATGTCATGGTTGCCTCTGCGGTATGCCGCAAGTGGCGAGATGCATGCAGGAGGCACCTTCGTTCACTGTCCTTCAACTCCGATGACTTTCCACGGGACATGACTACCCGTCAGTTGGAGATTGTCATCACACAAACTATATTTCAGACTATGGGGCTGCAATGCCTTTCGATTCATATCGATAACACTCATGAGTTCTCTGCAGCACCAGTGATTGCATGGCTCATGTATACCAGGGAGACACTCCGGAGCTTGTCTTACAATGTCAGGACAATACCCAATGTAAACATTCTTGAAAAGTGTGGCAGACAGAAGCTCGAAATGCTAGATTTGGATCATAGCACCATCACAGGTGTTGAACCAAGCTATCAGAGGCTCACTTGTCTGAAATCCCTTTCCCTGAGGCATGTCAGCATTTCGGCCTTGGATTTGAGCCTTTTAGTTGCTGCTTGCCCGAGAATAGAGTCATTAGCACTTGATGTCCTTGAGGTTGTCACTTCAGACTCACAATCTACGATGGAGCTCACAAGCCATACATTGAAAAGTCTCTTTGCAAAATCGGTAGGTGTAGATAAGATCATACTTGATGCAGATAATTTGGAAGTTCTGCACCTGAATGCTTTAAATCTTGATCTGTTTGAGCTTAACGGGAAAGGAACACTAAAGCATCTTAAGATTGATGATGTCAGTGTTACTCATTTGGATATTGGGGACAATACTGATCATTTGGAGGCAGTAGACGTGAGCAACTTCACAATAGTGTGGCCAAAATTCTATAGCATGATATCCAGAGCATCTAATTTGCGTATGCTACGATTTTGGGGTGTTGTGTTTGATGACGAGGATGAGATTGTGGATTCAGAAACTATAGCTGTTTCATTTCCTCTTCTTAGGCATCTTTCATTGAGTTATGAATTACGAGATGGGTTACTTCACTACAGCCTTCAGGGATCATCACCACTGGAGAATGTCTCAGTTCTGGAACTTGGTTGGACAGTAATAAGTGAGCACTTCGGACCCTGGGTGTTTGGTATGATTGGAAGGTGTCCAAATCTCAAGAAACTTGTTATTCATGGTGTTCTTTCTGAGGCAAAAACGCGAGAGGAGCGCCAGATGTTAGCAAGCTTTACCTCATTCATAGTCTGCCTCATGAGGAAGTATGTGCATGTCGATGTACAATTTGAGTATGAGTGA
- the LOC136453610 gene encoding transcription factor LG2-like isoform X3, producing the protein MVQGEESSWRMERAALPLNQAIAYGVQAHATAAAPPTCFLDFQPAAAAAAYFGFGELEEALIHGGGGAVNAGGVDPGVIIKNDVAQAKSAAGYLAGAGRPPTLEIFPSWPMRHRQQLHSGNSQSVGSTTDSSSAQKTTIMSQMELVSPASSAPRQEVMMVTTDDYSYKPGLAAAPAAAAPPSFQQHHPLPLQLHGDGGGDHDKTERRLAQNREAARKSRLRKKAYVQQLETSRIRLQQVEHELQRARSQGLFVGGCSAAGDMSSGAAMFDMEYARWLDDDSKRLAELRAGLQAQLLDGNLGLIVEECMQHYNELFELKAALARSDVFHLLTGAWATPAERCFFWMGGFRPSELLKILIPQLDPLTEQQLLGICNLQQSSDQAEEALAQGLHQLHRSLADTVAAGTLNDGAAAPNYMNIMAVALDKLASLENFYQQADNLRQQTLHQMRRILTTRQAARCFLSIGEYYSRLRALSNLWASRPLDNFIVTESLSPTATELQALHHHQQNQFTGF; encoded by the exons ATGGTGCAAGGAGAGGAGAGTTCTTGGAGGATGGAGAGGGCAGCGCTGCCTCTCAACCAGGCGATCGCGTATGGAGTCCAAGcccacgccaccgccgctgcaCCGCCGACCTGCTTCCT GGACTTCCAGCCTGCGGCCGCAGCCGCTGCCTACTTCGGGTTCGGGGAGCTGGAGGAGGCCCTCATCCATGGCGGAGGCGGCGCTGTCAACGCCGGCGGCGTCGATCCCGGCGTGATCATCAAGAACGACGTCGCGCAGGCGAAGT CAGCGGCAGGATATCTCGCGGGCGCCGGCAGGCCCCCCACGCTAGAGATCTTCCCTTCGTGGCCAATGAGGCATCGACAGCAGCTACACAGT GGGAATTCGCAGTCAGTAGGGAGCACCACTGACTCGAGCTCAGCTCAGAAGACTACAATAATGTCTCAGATGGAGCTGGTGTCCCCAGCCTCCTCTGCGCCGCGGCAGGAGGTCATGATGGTGACCACTGATGATTACAGCTACAAGCCAGGCCTCGCCGCTGCGCCCGCTGCTGCCGCCCCGCCGAGCTTTCAGCAGCACCACCCGCTCCCGCTGCAGCTGCACGGAGACGGAGGGGGAGACCATGACAAG ACGGAACGGCGGCTGGCGCAGAACAGAGAGGCTGCGAGGAAGAGCAGGCTGAGGAAGAAG GCTTACGTGCAGCAGCTCGAGACTAGCAGGATCAGGCTTCAGCAGGTCGAGCATGAGCTCCAGAGAGCACGGTCACAG GGCCTTTTCGTTGGAGGGTGCAGCGCCGCCGGGGACATGAGCTCTG GCGCCGCCATGTTCGACATGGAGTACGCGCGGTGGCTGGACGACGACAGCAAGCGGCTGGCGGAGCTCCGGGCCGGGCTGCAGGCGCAGTTGCTGGACGGCAACCTGGGACTCATCGTGGAGGAGTGCATGCAGCACTACAACGAGCTGTTCGAGCTCAAGGCGGCGCTCGCGCGCTCCGATGTCTTCCACCTCCTCACCGGCGCCTGGGCCACCCCTGCCGAGCGCTGCTTCTTCTGGATGGGCGGCTTCCGCCCGTCTGAGCTGCTCAAG ATCCTGATACCGCAGCTGGACCCGCTAACGGAGCAGCAGCTGCTCGGGATCTGCAACCTGCAGCAGTCGTCGGATCAGGCGGAGGAGGCGCTCGCCCAGGGCCTGCATCAGCTGCACCGGTCCCTGGCCGACACAGTCGCCGCCGGCACGCTCAACGACGGCGCCGCCGCCCCCAACTACATGAACATCATGGCCGTCGCACTTGACAAGCTTGCCAGCCTCGAAAACTTCTATCAACAG GCCGACAATCTAAGGCAGCAGACGTTGCATCAGATGCGCCGGATCCTGACCACTCGGCAGGCTGCGCGGTGCTTCCTCTCCATCGGGGAGTACTACAGCCGCCTCAGAGCTCTCAGCAACCTCTGGGCTTCCCGTCCCCTCGA CAACTTCATCGTGACAGAGAGCCTCAGCCCCACAGCAACGGAACTGCAAGCCCTGCACCACCACCAGCAGAACCAGTTCACCGGATTTTGA
- the LOC136453610 gene encoding transcription factor LG2-like isoform X2, translated as MVQGEESSWRMERAALPLNQAIAYGVQAHATAAAPPTCFLDFQPAAAAAAYFGFGELEEALIHGGGGAVNAGGVDPGVIIKNDVAQAKSAGYLAGAGRPPTLEIFPSWPMRHRQQLHSGNSQSVGSTTDSSSAQKTTIMSQMELVSPASSAPRQEVMMVTTDDYSYKPGLAAAPAAAAPPSFQQHHPLPLQLHGDGGGDHDKRKHGSTRKDGRLVDAKTERRLAQNREAARKSRLRKKAYVQQLETSRIRLQQVEHELQRARSQGLFVGGCSAAGDMSSGAAMFDMEYARWLDDDSKRLAELRAGLQAQLLDGNLGLIVEECMQHYNELFELKAALARSDVFHLLTGAWATPAERCFFWMGGFRPSELLKILIPQLDPLTEQQLLGICNLQQSSDQAEEALAQGLHQLHRSLADTVAAGTLNDGAAAPNYMNIMAVALDKLASLENFYQQADNLRQQTLHQMRRILTTRQAARCFLSIGEYYSRLRALSNLWASRPLDNFIVTESLSPTATELQALHHHQQNQFTGF; from the exons ATGGTGCAAGGAGAGGAGAGTTCTTGGAGGATGGAGAGGGCAGCGCTGCCTCTCAACCAGGCGATCGCGTATGGAGTCCAAGcccacgccaccgccgctgcaCCGCCGACCTGCTTCCT GGACTTCCAGCCTGCGGCCGCAGCCGCTGCCTACTTCGGGTTCGGGGAGCTGGAGGAGGCCCTCATCCATGGCGGAGGCGGCGCTGTCAACGCCGGCGGCGTCGATCCCGGCGTGATCATCAAGAACGACGTCGCGCAGGCGAAGT CGGCAGGATATCTCGCGGGCGCCGGCAGGCCCCCCACGCTAGAGATCTTCCCTTCGTGGCCAATGAGGCATCGACAGCAGCTACACAGT GGGAATTCGCAGTCAGTAGGGAGCACCACTGACTCGAGCTCAGCTCAGAAGACTACAATAATGTCTCAGATGGAGCTGGTGTCCCCAGCCTCCTCTGCGCCGCGGCAGGAGGTCATGATGGTGACCACTGATGATTACAGCTACAAGCCAGGCCTCGCCGCTGCGCCCGCTGCTGCCGCCCCGCCGAGCTTTCAGCAGCACCACCCGCTCCCGCTGCAGCTGCACGGAGACGGAGGGGGAGACCATGACAAG AGGAAGCATGGATCCACAAGAAAAGATGGCAGGTTGGTAGATGCCAAG ACGGAACGGCGGCTGGCGCAGAACAGAGAGGCTGCGAGGAAGAGCAGGCTGAGGAAGAAG GCTTACGTGCAGCAGCTCGAGACTAGCAGGATCAGGCTTCAGCAGGTCGAGCATGAGCTCCAGAGAGCACGGTCACAG GGCCTTTTCGTTGGAGGGTGCAGCGCCGCCGGGGACATGAGCTCTG GCGCCGCCATGTTCGACATGGAGTACGCGCGGTGGCTGGACGACGACAGCAAGCGGCTGGCGGAGCTCCGGGCCGGGCTGCAGGCGCAGTTGCTGGACGGCAACCTGGGACTCATCGTGGAGGAGTGCATGCAGCACTACAACGAGCTGTTCGAGCTCAAGGCGGCGCTCGCGCGCTCCGATGTCTTCCACCTCCTCACCGGCGCCTGGGCCACCCCTGCCGAGCGCTGCTTCTTCTGGATGGGCGGCTTCCGCCCGTCTGAGCTGCTCAAG ATCCTGATACCGCAGCTGGACCCGCTAACGGAGCAGCAGCTGCTCGGGATCTGCAACCTGCAGCAGTCGTCGGATCAGGCGGAGGAGGCGCTCGCCCAGGGCCTGCATCAGCTGCACCGGTCCCTGGCCGACACAGTCGCCGCCGGCACGCTCAACGACGGCGCCGCCGCCCCCAACTACATGAACATCATGGCCGTCGCACTTGACAAGCTTGCCAGCCTCGAAAACTTCTATCAACAG GCCGACAATCTAAGGCAGCAGACGTTGCATCAGATGCGCCGGATCCTGACCACTCGGCAGGCTGCGCGGTGCTTCCTCTCCATCGGGGAGTACTACAGCCGCCTCAGAGCTCTCAGCAACCTCTGGGCTTCCCGTCCCCTCGA CAACTTCATCGTGACAGAGAGCCTCAGCCCCACAGCAACGGAACTGCAAGCCCTGCACCACCACCAGCAGAACCAGTTCACCGGATTTTGA
- the LOC136453610 gene encoding transcription factor LG2-like isoform X1 codes for MVQGEESSWRMERAALPLNQAIAYGVQAHATAAAPPTCFLDFQPAAAAAAYFGFGELEEALIHGGGGAVNAGGVDPGVIIKNDVAQAKSAAGYLAGAGRPPTLEIFPSWPMRHRQQLHSGNSQSVGSTTDSSSAQKTTIMSQMELVSPASSAPRQEVMMVTTDDYSYKPGLAAAPAAAAPPSFQQHHPLPLQLHGDGGGDHDKRKHGSTRKDGRLVDAKTERRLAQNREAARKSRLRKKAYVQQLETSRIRLQQVEHELQRARSQGLFVGGCSAAGDMSSGAAMFDMEYARWLDDDSKRLAELRAGLQAQLLDGNLGLIVEECMQHYNELFELKAALARSDVFHLLTGAWATPAERCFFWMGGFRPSELLKILIPQLDPLTEQQLLGICNLQQSSDQAEEALAQGLHQLHRSLADTVAAGTLNDGAAAPNYMNIMAVALDKLASLENFYQQADNLRQQTLHQMRRILTTRQAARCFLSIGEYYSRLRALSNLWASRPLDNFIVTESLSPTATELQALHHHQQNQFTGF; via the exons ATGGTGCAAGGAGAGGAGAGTTCTTGGAGGATGGAGAGGGCAGCGCTGCCTCTCAACCAGGCGATCGCGTATGGAGTCCAAGcccacgccaccgccgctgcaCCGCCGACCTGCTTCCT GGACTTCCAGCCTGCGGCCGCAGCCGCTGCCTACTTCGGGTTCGGGGAGCTGGAGGAGGCCCTCATCCATGGCGGAGGCGGCGCTGTCAACGCCGGCGGCGTCGATCCCGGCGTGATCATCAAGAACGACGTCGCGCAGGCGAAGT CAGCGGCAGGATATCTCGCGGGCGCCGGCAGGCCCCCCACGCTAGAGATCTTCCCTTCGTGGCCAATGAGGCATCGACAGCAGCTACACAGT GGGAATTCGCAGTCAGTAGGGAGCACCACTGACTCGAGCTCAGCTCAGAAGACTACAATAATGTCTCAGATGGAGCTGGTGTCCCCAGCCTCCTCTGCGCCGCGGCAGGAGGTCATGATGGTGACCACTGATGATTACAGCTACAAGCCAGGCCTCGCCGCTGCGCCCGCTGCTGCCGCCCCGCCGAGCTTTCAGCAGCACCACCCGCTCCCGCTGCAGCTGCACGGAGACGGAGGGGGAGACCATGACAAG AGGAAGCATGGATCCACAAGAAAAGATGGCAGGTTGGTAGATGCCAAG ACGGAACGGCGGCTGGCGCAGAACAGAGAGGCTGCGAGGAAGAGCAGGCTGAGGAAGAAG GCTTACGTGCAGCAGCTCGAGACTAGCAGGATCAGGCTTCAGCAGGTCGAGCATGAGCTCCAGAGAGCACGGTCACAG GGCCTTTTCGTTGGAGGGTGCAGCGCCGCCGGGGACATGAGCTCTG GCGCCGCCATGTTCGACATGGAGTACGCGCGGTGGCTGGACGACGACAGCAAGCGGCTGGCGGAGCTCCGGGCCGGGCTGCAGGCGCAGTTGCTGGACGGCAACCTGGGACTCATCGTGGAGGAGTGCATGCAGCACTACAACGAGCTGTTCGAGCTCAAGGCGGCGCTCGCGCGCTCCGATGTCTTCCACCTCCTCACCGGCGCCTGGGCCACCCCTGCCGAGCGCTGCTTCTTCTGGATGGGCGGCTTCCGCCCGTCTGAGCTGCTCAAG ATCCTGATACCGCAGCTGGACCCGCTAACGGAGCAGCAGCTGCTCGGGATCTGCAACCTGCAGCAGTCGTCGGATCAGGCGGAGGAGGCGCTCGCCCAGGGCCTGCATCAGCTGCACCGGTCCCTGGCCGACACAGTCGCCGCCGGCACGCTCAACGACGGCGCCGCCGCCCCCAACTACATGAACATCATGGCCGTCGCACTTGACAAGCTTGCCAGCCTCGAAAACTTCTATCAACAG GCCGACAATCTAAGGCAGCAGACGTTGCATCAGATGCGCCGGATCCTGACCACTCGGCAGGCTGCGCGGTGCTTCCTCTCCATCGGGGAGTACTACAGCCGCCTCAGAGCTCTCAGCAACCTCTGGGCTTCCCGTCCCCTCGA CAACTTCATCGTGACAGAGAGCCTCAGCCCCACAGCAACGGAACTGCAAGCCCTGCACCACCACCAGCAGAACCAGTTCACCGGATTTTGA